The following proteins come from a genomic window of Miscanthus floridulus cultivar M001 chromosome 2, ASM1932011v1, whole genome shotgun sequence:
- the LOC136536174 gene encoding uncharacterized mitochondrial protein AtMg00810-like, which yields MGSVDKTLFLLRQGNDTLIVQIYVDDIIFGGSSHALVKKFADVMSKEFEMSMMGELNFFLGLQIKQTSEGTFVHQGKYTKDVLKKFAMDDAKPISTPMPTSAALDVDEDGEPVDQKEYRSMIGSLLYLTAMRPDIHFAVCMCARF from the coding sequence ATGGGTTCAGTTgataaaactctttttctcctCAGGCAAGGAAATGACACTTTAATAGTTCAGatttatgtggatgatatcatttTCGGTGGTTCCTCTCATGCTCTTGTGAAAAAGTTTGCAGATGTGATgagtaaagaatttgagatgtctatgatgggcGAGCTGAATTTCTTtcttggcttacaaataaaacaaACTTCGGAAGGTACATTTGTGCATCAGGGAAAGTACACGAAGGATGTCCTGAAGAAGTTTGCGATGGATGATGCGAAGCCAATTTCTACGCCCATGCCGACTAGCGCTGCTTTGGATGTTGATGAGGACGGAGAGCCCGTGGATCAGAAGGAATATCGAAGCATGATTGGGTCGCTGCTGTACTTGACTGCTATGAGGCCAGATATACACTTtgctgtgtgtatgtgtgctcgtTTTTAG